From the genome of Canis lupus familiaris isolate Mischka breed German Shepherd chromosome 8, alternate assembly UU_Cfam_GSD_1.0, whole genome shotgun sequence, one region includes:
- the DHRS7 gene encoding dehydrogenase/reductase SDR family member 7 — protein sequence MSWELLLWLLALGALLALLVQLLRFVRADGDLTLLWAEWQGRRPEWELTDMVIWVTGASSGIGEELVYQLSKLGVSLVLSARRVQELERVKRRCLENGILKEKDIFVLPLDLTDRSSHEAATKAVLQEFGKIDILVNNGGQSQRSLCVDTNLDVFKELMELNYLGTVSLTMCVLPHMIERKQGKIVTVNSLLGIISAPLSSGYCASKHALRGFFNCLRVELAEYPGIVISNICPGPVQSNIVKNSLTEEVTKSVGIDTVQSHKMATSRCVRLMLISMANDLKEVWIADHPFLLVVYLWQYMPTWAWWLTNILGKKRIENFKNGLDADISYFKTWKTKHD from the exons ATGAGCTGGGAGCTGCTGCTCTGGCTGCTGGCGCTGGGCGCGCTGCTCGCGCTCCTGGTGCAGCTGCTGCGCTTCGTCCGCGCCGATGGCGACCTGACCCTGCTGTGGGCCGAGTGGCAGGGGCGACGCCCAG AATGGGAGCTGACTGATATGGTGATATGGGTGACTGGAGCATCGAGTGGGATTGGTGAGGAGCTGGTTTACCAGCTGTCTAAACTAGGAGTCTCCCTTGTGCTGTCAGCCAGAAGAGTGCAGGAGCTGGAAAGGGTGAAGAGAAGGTGCCTTG agaatggcattttaaaagaaaaagatatattcGTTTTACCGCTTGACCTGACCGACAGAAGTTCCCATGAAGCCGCTACCAAAGCGGTACTCCAGGAGTTTGGTAAA ATCGACATTCTGGTCAACAATGGTGGACAATCCCAGCGTTCTTTGTGTGTGGACACCAACCTGGATGTGTTCAAGGAGCTAATGGAGCTTAACTACTTAGGGACGGTGTCCTTGACAATGTGTGTTCTGCCTCACATGATCGAGAGGAAGCAAGGAAAGATTGTTACTGTGAATAGCCTCCTGGGTATCATATCTGCACCCCTCTCTAGTGGATATTGTGCCAGCAAACATGCTCTTCGG GGTTTTTTTAATTGCCTCCGGGTTGAACTTGCTGAGTACCCAGGTATAGTAATTTCTAACATCTGCCCAGGACCTGTGCAATCAAATATTGTGAAGAACTCCCTAACTGAAGAAGTAACAAAG tCTGTAGGCATTGATACAGTCCAGTCCCACAAGATGGCGACCAGTCGTTGTGTGCGGCTGATGTTAATCAGCATGGCCAATGATTTGAAAGAAGTTTGGATTGCGGATCACCCTTTTTTGTTGGTGGTATATTTGTGGCAATATATGCCAACCTGGGCTTGGTGGCTAACCAACATattagggaagaaaagaattgaGAACTTTAAGAATGGTTTG GATGCAGATATCTCTTACTTTAAAACCTGGAAGACAAAACATGATTGA